In the genome of Bosea sp. BIWAKO-01, the window TTCCGGATCGCGGGCGAATGCCGCACCGTTGCCGAGCACGCCATCGACCTTCTCGATCAATCCGGTCAGCTTGGCGATCCGTGCCTCAGCCAGGTTGAGCTTCTGACGCAGCGGCCCCTGGGCCACGCGCTTGACGGCTGCGCCCTTACGTTCTTCGGCCTTGCTGTTGGTATTCGCAGTCTCTGCGGGCTTTTCGCGACGGGCTGCCTTGGCGCCACCGAGGACGAAGGCGCGATAATCCTCCATGTCGCCGTCAAAATTCTTCACCGTGCCGTCGCCGACGAGCCAGAGCCGGTCGGCGCAGGCTTCGATCAGGAAGCGGTCGTGGCTGACCAGGATGACAGCGCCGGGATAGTCGTTGATAGCCTTGACCAGGGCGGTGCGGCTGTCGATGTCGAGATGGTTCGTCGGTTCGTCCAGGATGAGCAGATGCGGGCCGCCGAAGGCCGCGATTCCGAGCATCAGCCGCGCCTTTTCGCCACCGGAGAGGTTCTTGACCGGTGTATCCGCCTTGCTGGCGGGAAAGCCGATCTGAGCCGCTTTCGAGCGCACCTTGGCTTCCGGCGCATCAGGCATCAGGTCGCGCAGATGCGCGACTGGCGTTTCCTCCATCCGCAGCTCGTCGAGCTGATGCTGGGCGAAATAGGCGGTCTGAAGCTTGGACGAACGCCGCAGATCGCCTGACAGGGGTGGGAGCCGCCCGCCGATCAGCTTGCAGAAGGTTGATTTGCCGTTGCCGTTCGAACCAAGCAGCGCAATCCGATCGTCCGGCAGCAAGGTGAGGTCGAGTCGCGACAGCACCTTGCGCTCGCCATAGCCGGCACTGACATCGTCCAACACCACCATGGGCGGCGAGAGCGGCCGCTCCGGCCCTGGAAGGCTGAATGGCTGCACGTCACGGTCGACGATGGTCGCGATCGATTCCATCTTCTCCAGCCGCTTGACGCGCGATTGTGCCTGGCGCGCCTTCGAGGCCTTGGCCTTGAAGCGATCGACGAAGGCCTGGAGATGCTTACGCTCGGCGTCCTGCTTCTCGCGCTGCTTCGCGAGCAACATCTGCTTCTCGGCACGCTGGCGTTCGAAAGATGAATAGCCGCCGCGATAGATGGTGAGTTTGCCCTGATCGAGATGCAGGATGTGGTCGACGCAGGTGTCGAGCAGTTCGCGGTCGTGGCTCACCACCAGGACGGTATGCGGGTAGCGCTCCAGATAGTCGTAGAGCCAGAGCGTGCCTTCTAGATCGAGATAATTGGTCGGCTCGTCGAGCAGCAGCAGATCGGGTTCGGCGAAGAGCACGGCAGCGAGAGCAACGCGCATGCGCCAACCGCCCGAATAATCGGAGCAGGGGCGTTGCTGCGCTGCCTCATCGAAGCCGAGCCCGTGCAGCACCGTCGCCGCCCGGGCCGGGGCGGCATGCGCGCCGATATCGGCGAGCCGGGTCTCGATTTCGGCGATGCGCAGCGGGTCGATCGCGGTCTCGGCTTCCTTCATCAGGGCCGCGCGCTCGGTATCGGCTGCGAGCACGACCTCGATCAACGATTCCGGGCCACCGGGGGCTTCCTGGGCGACGCCACCGATCCGCATGCCCCGCGGCACGCTGACCGAACCGCCCTCAGGCGAGAGATCGCCGGTAATGATCCGGAAGAGCGTGGTCTTGCCGGTGCCGTTGCGACCGACGAGGCCGACGCGTGATCCGTCCGGCAGGGCCGCACTGGCCCGGTCCAGGAGCAGCCGTTCGCCGAGCCTGTAGGTGATATCGTTGAGCGTGAGCATGGCGCGGATTTAGGGCCTGGAGCCATGGCAAGCAATGGTTAACGCTGCGGGCTAACGCGATCGAAAGACCAATCATGCTTTTGACATGAAGCGGCCACGGCTCCGCCGGAGCTGCCCTTCAGCCATGGGATTGCGTCTACATCCATGATTCGCAAAGAGAAACCGATGCATCTCGGCCCCCGGCATATGGTTCAGCGGCGCTTCTCCACGACCGCAGCTGCCCTGGCGATCGTCTCCCTGATTCTGGGCA includes:
- a CDS encoding ABC-F family ATP-binding cassette domain-containing protein; translated protein: MLTLNDITYRLGERLLLDRASAALPDGSRVGLVGRNGTGKTTLFRIITGDLSPEGGSVSVPRGMRIGGVAQEAPGGPESLIEVVLAADTERAALMKEAETAIDPLRIAEIETRLADIGAHAAPARAATVLHGLGFDEAAQQRPCSDYSGGWRMRVALAAVLFAEPDLLLLDEPTNYLDLEGTLWLYDYLERYPHTVLVVSHDRELLDTCVDHILHLDQGKLTIYRGGYSSFERQRAEKQMLLAKQREKQDAERKHLQAFVDRFKAKASKARQAQSRVKRLEKMESIATIVDRDVQPFSLPGPERPLSPPMVVLDDVSAGYGERKVLSRLDLTLLPDDRIALLGSNGNGKSTFCKLIGGRLPPLSGDLRRSSKLQTAYFAQHQLDELRMEETPVAHLRDLMPDAPEAKVRSKAAQIGFPASKADTPVKNLSGGEKARLMLGIAAFGGPHLLILDEPTNHLDIDSRTALVKAINDYPGAVILVSHDRFLIEACADRLWLVGDGTVKNFDGDMEDYRAFVLGGAKAARREKPAETANTNSKAEERKGAAVKRVAQGPLRQKLNLAEARIAKLTGLIEKVDGVLGNGAAFARDPEKALLLSRQRAELSEALTAAEEEWLGLSEELENA